The following are encoded in a window of Cervus canadensis isolate Bull #8, Minnesota chromosome 11, ASM1932006v1, whole genome shotgun sequence genomic DNA:
- the LOC122449960 gene encoding LOW QUALITY PROTEIN: olfactory receptor 10AG1-like (The sequence of the model RefSeq protein was modified relative to this genomic sequence to represent the inferred CDS: substituted 1 base at 1 genomic stop codon): MNELTILNLPYLQMEYKLRTEKSNITAMKEFILLGFSDIPNFQWVLSGIFLVLYLTILMCNSVIVLITRIDPTLQTPMYFFLNHFSILEICYVTVTIPRMLTDLLSXKGRISFTACATQMCLVLLFGGLECLLLAVMAYDRYVAVCNPLHYGLIMSPRVCVQLVTASWVSGVPVVIGQTWQVFSLPFCGSTTINHFFCDLPPVFKLACGDTFVNEIAVYVVAVVFIMVPFLLIVVSYGKIISNILKLRSARGRAKAFSTCSSHLTVVVLFYGTASTTYLQPKPNQSEETGKLISLFYTVLIPTLNPIIYTLRNKDITVALRKLLRKLST, translated from the coding sequence ATGAATGAATTAACCATCTTGAATTTACCATATCTACAGATGGAGTACaaattaagaacagaaaaatcaaaCATCACTGCAATGAAGGAATTTATCCTCTTGGGGTTTTCTGATATTCCCAATTTCCAATGGGTTCTTTCTGGGATATTTTTAGTCCTCTATCTGACCATCCTGATGTGCAATAGTGTCATTGTACTGATAACAAGAATTGACCCCACTCTCCAGacccccatgtactttttcctcaacCACTTTTCCATTTTAGAAATCTGTTATGTAACTGTCACTATCCCAAGAATGCTCACAGACCTCCTGAGCTAGAAAGGGCGCATTTCTTTCACTGCCTGTGCTACACAAATGTGTTTGGTCCTTCTGTTTGGAGGTTTAGAGTGTCTCCTCCTGGCCGTGATGGCCTACGACCGCTACGTGGCCGTCTGTAACCCTCTTCACTATGGTCTGATCATGAGCCCCCGGGTCTGCGTCCAGctggtcactgcctcctgggTCAGTGGAGTTCCTGTTGTAATTGGGCAAACATGGCAGGTTTTCTCTCTGCCCTTTTGTGGGTCTACCACAATTAATCATTTTTTCTGTGACCTCCCCCCAGTGTTCAAGCTTGCTTGTGGGGACACATTTGTGAACGAGATAGCAGTCTATGTAGTTGCAGTGGTCTTCATCATGGTTCCATTTCTGTTGATTGTTGTCTCCTATGGCAAAATCATCTCCAACATTCTGAAATTGCGATCCGCCAGAGGGAGGGCTAAAGCCTTCTCCACTTGCTCGTCTCACCTCACGGTGGTGGTCTTATTCTACGGCACAGCCTCCACCACCTATTTACAACCCAAACCGAATCAATCTGAAGAAACTGGGAAGCTGATCTCTCTTTTCTACACAGTTTTGATCCCAACGTTGAATCCCATTATATATACGCTGAGGAACAAAGATATCACCGTGGCACTGAGAAAACTACTAAGAAAATTGTCAACTTGA
- the LOC122449964 gene encoding olfactory receptor 5T1-like — protein sequence MSGSLSDLDLYRVQVKNVTEITMFILMGFTDDLEAQVFLFLLFLAIYLFTLIGNLGLVFLVTVDSRLHNPMYYFLSVLSLLDACCSSVVTPKMIANFLMENKTIPYLACVTQTFLLVTFGTTECFLLAAMAYDRYVAIYTPLWYSVSMAPRVYVSLIIASYVGGVLHASVHTVATFSLSFCASNETRHVFCDIPPLLAISCSDTHTNQLLLFYFVGSIEIVTILIVLISYGLILLAVLRMCSAEGRRKVFSTCGSHLTGVSIYHGTILFMYLRPSSSYALDHDMIVSIFYSIVIPMLNPGIYSLRNKDVKEAIKRVLGKNWFVHKVHFHTKH from the coding sequence atgtcAGGGTCACTGTCAGATTTAGATTTATACAGGGTTCAggtaaaaaatgtgactgaaatcACCATGTTTATATTGATGGGGTTTACAGATGATCTTGAGGCtcaagtttttctatttttactgttTCTAGCAATCTATCTTTTTACACTGATAGGGAATTTGGGGTTGGTTTTCCTGGTCACTGTGGATTCCAGGCTCCACAATCCTATGTACTATTTTCTCAGTGTGTTATCACTCTTGGATGCCTGCTGTTCTTCAGTTGTCACTCCAAAAATGATAGCTAATTTCCtgatggaaaataaaactattcCATATCTTGCGTGTGTAACACAGACATTTCTCTTAGTTACTTTTGGGACCACAGAGTGCTTTCTCTTGGCTGCAATGGCGTATgatcgctatgtggccatctaCACCCCCCTCTGGTATTCAGTCAGCATGGCGCCCAGGGTCTATGTGTCCCTCATCATTGCTTCCTATGTTGGTGGCGTCTTGCATGCTTCTGTGCACACCGTGGCTACTTTCAGCCTCTCCTTCTGTGCCTCCAATGAAACCAGACATGTCTTCTGTGACATCCCTCCCCTCCTCGCTATTTCTTGCTCTGACACTCACACAAACCAGCTTCTGCTCTTCTACTTTGTGGGTTCCATTGAGATAGTCACTATCTTGATTGTCCTGATCTCCTATGGTTTAATTCTGTTGGCCGTTCTGAGGATGTGTTCcgcagaagggagaaggaaagtcTTTTCAACATGTGGCTCTCACCTAACTGGAGTGTCCATTTACCATGGAACCATCCTCTTCATGTACCTGAGACCAAGTTCCAGCTATGCTTTAGACCATGACATGATTGTGTCAATATTTTATAGCATTGTGATTCCCATGCTAAATCCTGGCATCTACAGTTTAAGGAACAAAGATGTCAAAGAGGCAATTAAAAGAGTTTTGGGAAAAAATTGGTTTGTTCATAAAGTACATTTTCACACTAAACACTGA
- the LOC122449961 gene encoding olfactory receptor 5T1-like, which yields LVDSIFAIYCFWNLKMKTEISGSPSDLDLYRTQIKNRTEVTMFILMGFTDDFKMQIFLFLLFLAIYLFTMIGNLGLVFLVIMDSRLHNPMYYFLTALSFLDACYSSVITPKMLINFLSENKTISFLGCATQMFLFLTCGTTECFILAAMAYDRYVAIYNPLLYLVKMSPRVYVPLIISCYAVGILHATLHTVATFTLSFCASNEIRHVFCDIPPLLAISCSDTRMNQLLVFYFAGSIEISTILIVLISYGFILLAILRMRSAEGRRKVFSTCGSHLTGVSIFHGTVLFMYMRPTSSYALDHDMIVSVFYTIIIPMLNPIIYSLRNKDVKETMKKVSGKNWFINKVYFSH from the coding sequence TTGGTGGACTctatttttgccatatattgctTTTggaacttaaaaatgaaaactgagatATCAGGGTCACCATCAGATTTAGATTTATACAGGACTCAGATAAAAAATAGGACTGAGGTCACCATGTTCATACTGATGGGCTTTACAGATGATTTTAAGATGCAAATCTTTCTATTTTTACTATTTCTAGCAATCTATCTTTTTACAATGATCGGGAATTTGGGGTTGGTTTTCTTGGTCATTATGGATTCCCGGCTCCACAACCCCATGTACTATTTTCTGACAGCATTATCATTCTTGGATGCCTGCTATTCTTCTGTTATCACCCCCAAAATGCTGATCAATTTCCTATCAGAGAATAAAACCATTTCCTTTCTTGGATGTGCCACACAgatgtttctctttcttacttgTGGGACCACAGAATGCTTCATCTTGGCCGCAATGGCCTATGATCGCTACGTAGCCATCTACAACCCTCTCCTGTATTTAGTTAAAATGTCACCCCGAGTCTATGTGCCACTCATAATTTCCTGCTATGCTGTTGGTATCTTGCATGCTACTTTACACACAGTGGCTACTTTTACCCTCTCCTTCTGTGCATCGAATGAAATCAGACATGTCTTCTGTGACATCCCTCCCCTCCTCGCTATTTCTTGCTCTGATACTCGCATGAACCAGCTTCTAGTTTTCTATTTTGCAGGCTCTATTGAGATATCCACCATATTGATTGTTCTGATCTCCTATGGTTTCATCCTGTTGGCCATTCTGAGGATGCGTTCTgctgaagggagaaggaaagtCTTTTCTACATGTGGCTCTCACCTAACTGGAGTGTCCATTTTTCATGGCACGGTTCTCTTTATGTACATGAGACCCACTTCCAGCTATGCCTTGGATCATGACATGATCGTGTCTGTATTTTACACCATCATAATTCCCATGTTGAATCCCATCATCTATAGTTTGAGGAACAAAGATGTCAAAGAAACAATGAAGAAAGTGTCTGGGAAAAATTGGTTTATCAACAAAGTATATTTTTCACACTAA